A single region of the Sciurus carolinensis chromosome 16, mSciCar1.2, whole genome shotgun sequence genome encodes:
- the Tsnaxip1 gene encoding translin-associated factor X-interacting protein 1 isoform X1: MSLAQSPGVWGEDPVKLTLALKMTRQDLTRTQMELNTMKANFGDVVPRRDFEMQEKTNKDLQEQLDSLRADYEEVRKEHDLLLQLHMSTLKERDQFFSELQEIQRTSTPRPDWTKCEDVVAGGPERWQMLAADKNSDQLVDVLLEEIGEGRLREKDFFPGLGYGEAIPTFLRFDGPVENKKPSKKEVVHILKDAWKERLAQEQKEKFPDFFFNFLEHRFGPSDAIAWAYTIFENIKLFRTNDIMSQFYAVLMGKRMESVYINHKETVAQLQKEMINADSQNEGLLSMEQFSTILKSIFPLKKEEQIQELMEAGGWHPNSSSADLFSYRVLFMENEEGQSDPFVHKLWEQYVNEKDEYLHELKQELGLELHNEVTLPRMRRALMNIDPSLDKQTLNTYLSQAFQLPISELPEEGSEEEEGTKICLRLALEQLQMADVKRIGPRDTESTS, encoded by the exons ATGTCGCTAGCCCAGTCCCCAG GTGTCTGGGGGGAGGACCCTGTGAAGCTAACCCTGGCTCTGAAGATGACCCGGCAAGATCTGACCCGCACACAGATGGAACTCAACACCATGAAGGCCAACTTTGGAGATGTGGTACCCAGGAGAGACTTTGAAATGCAGGAAAAGACTAACAAGGATCTTCAAGAACAG CTGGACAGTCTGAGAGCTGACTATGAAGAGGTCCGCAAGGAGCATGATTTACTGCTACAGTTGCACATGAGCACACTGAAGGAACGAGACCAGTTCTTTTCTGAGCTGCAGGAGATCCAGCGTACCTCCACACCACGACCTGACTGGACCAAGTGTGAAG ATGTGGTGGCTGGGGGCCCAGAACGCTGGCAAATGCTGGCTGCAGACAAGAACAGTGACCAGCTGGTGGATGTGCTACTGGAGGAGATTGGCGAAGGCCGGCTCCGGGAGAAAGACTTCTTCCCTGGTCTG GGTTATGGGGAAGCCATCCCCACTTTCCTTCGGTTTGATGGCCCTGTGGAGAACAAGAAGCCAAGCAAGAAGGAAGTGGTACACATCCTTAAGGATGCCTGGAAGGAACGTCTAGCACAGGAACAG AAAGAAAAGTTTCCagatttcttcttcaatttcctggAGCATCGCTTTGGGCCCAGTGATGCCATAGCCTGGGCTTACACCATTTTTGAGAATATCAAGCTCTTCCGCACCAATGACATAATGAGTCAGTTCTATGCAGTCCTAATGGGAAAG AGGATGGAAAGTGTGTATATCAACCATAAGGAAACAGTAGCCCAGCtgcaaaaggaaatgataaatgctgACAGTCAGAATGAGGGGCTACTAAGCATGGAGCAATTCAG CACCATCCTTAAGAGCATCTTCCCCCTCAAGAAGGAAGAGCAAATTCAGGAGCTGATGGAGGCAGGGGGCTGGCATCCCAATAGCAGCAGTGCAGACTTGTTCAGCTACCGTGTATTGTTTATGGAG AATGAGGAGGGCCAGAGTGACCCATTTGTGCATAAGCTGTGGGAACAGTATGTGAATGAGAAGGATGAGTACCTACACGAACTAAAGCAGGAGCTGGGCCTGGAACT GCATAATGAGGTGACCCTACCCAGGATGCGTAGGGCCTTGATGAACATTGACCCCAGCCTGGACAAGCAGACTTTGAACACCTACCTGAGCCAGGCCTTTCAGCTCCCCATATCAGAACTTCCAGAGGAAggcagtgaggaggaggagggcactAAGATATGTCTGAGGCTTGCACTGGAACAACTCCAGATGGCTGATGTCAAGCGCATTGGGCCTCGGGACACAGAGTCTACAAGCTAG
- the Tsnaxip1 gene encoding translin-associated factor X-interacting protein 1 isoform X3, with amino-acid sequence MASPPSRLYSFSKSRIYPQSSGVTTDDVLREPKSTQNRKLSQKRKTLPYREIFEFFIEDFKTYKPLLSSIKNAYEVMLAHQREKIRALEPLKAKLVTLNEDCNERIMAMRAEERYEISMLKKEKMNLLKLIDKKNEEKISLQSEVSKLRKNLAEEYLRYLSERDARKILIGDLNELRYQREDMSLAQSPGVWGEDPVKLTLALKMTRQDLTRTQMELNTMKANFGDVVPRRDFEMQEKTNKDLQEQLDSLRADYEEVRKEHDLLLQLHMSTLKERDQFFSELQEIQRTSTPRPDWTKCEDVVAGGPERWQMLAADKNSDQLVDVLLEEIGEGRLREKDFFPGLGYGEAIPTFLRFDGPVENKKPSKKEVVHILKDAWKERLAQEQKEKFPDFFFNFLEHRFGPSDAIAWAYTIFENIKLFRTNDIMSQFYAVLMGKRMESVYINHKETVAQLQKEMINADSQNEGLLSMEQFSTILKSIFPLKKEEQIQELMEAGGWHPNSSSADLFSYRVLFMENEEGQSDPFVHKLWEQYVNEKDEYLHELKQELGLELHNEVTLPRMRRALMNIDPSLDKQTLNTYLSQAFQLPISELPEEGSEEEEGTKICLRLALEQLQMADVKRIGPRDTESTS; translated from the exons ccTTACAGAGAGAtctttgagttcttcatagaggATTTCAAAACCTATAAACCATTGCTATCCTCCATCAAGAATGCATATGAAGTgatgctgg CTCACCAAAGGGAGAAGATTCGTGCCCTGGAGCCACTGAAGGCCAAGCTTGTCACTCTGAATGAGGATTGCAATGAAAGAATCATGGCCATGAGAGCTGAGGAGAGGTACGAAATCTCCATGCTCaaaaaagagaagatgaattTGCTAAAACTCATTgacaaaaagaatgaagagaagatCTCATTGCAGAGTGAG GTGTCCAAACTGAGGAAGAACTTGGCTGAGGAGTACCTGCGCTACCTCAGTGAGCGAGATGCCCGCAAGATCCTCATTGGAGATCTGAATGAGCTACGGTATCAGCGGGAGGACATGTCGCTAGCCCAGTCCCCAG GTGTCTGGGGGGAGGACCCTGTGAAGCTAACCCTGGCTCTGAAGATGACCCGGCAAGATCTGACCCGCACACAGATGGAACTCAACACCATGAAGGCCAACTTTGGAGATGTGGTACCCAGGAGAGACTTTGAAATGCAGGAAAAGACTAACAAGGATCTTCAAGAACAG CTGGACAGTCTGAGAGCTGACTATGAAGAGGTCCGCAAGGAGCATGATTTACTGCTACAGTTGCACATGAGCACACTGAAGGAACGAGACCAGTTCTTTTCTGAGCTGCAGGAGATCCAGCGTACCTCCACACCACGACCTGACTGGACCAAGTGTGAAG ATGTGGTGGCTGGGGGCCCAGAACGCTGGCAAATGCTGGCTGCAGACAAGAACAGTGACCAGCTGGTGGATGTGCTACTGGAGGAGATTGGCGAAGGCCGGCTCCGGGAGAAAGACTTCTTCCCTGGTCTG GGTTATGGGGAAGCCATCCCCACTTTCCTTCGGTTTGATGGCCCTGTGGAGAACAAGAAGCCAAGCAAGAAGGAAGTGGTACACATCCTTAAGGATGCCTGGAAGGAACGTCTAGCACAGGAACAG AAAGAAAAGTTTCCagatttcttcttcaatttcctggAGCATCGCTTTGGGCCCAGTGATGCCATAGCCTGGGCTTACACCATTTTTGAGAATATCAAGCTCTTCCGCACCAATGACATAATGAGTCAGTTCTATGCAGTCCTAATGGGAAAG AGGATGGAAAGTGTGTATATCAACCATAAGGAAACAGTAGCCCAGCtgcaaaaggaaatgataaatgctgACAGTCAGAATGAGGGGCTACTAAGCATGGAGCAATTCAG CACCATCCTTAAGAGCATCTTCCCCCTCAAGAAGGAAGAGCAAATTCAGGAGCTGATGGAGGCAGGGGGCTGGCATCCCAATAGCAGCAGTGCAGACTTGTTCAGCTACCGTGTATTGTTTATGGAG AATGAGGAGGGCCAGAGTGACCCATTTGTGCATAAGCTGTGGGAACAGTATGTGAATGAGAAGGATGAGTACCTACACGAACTAAAGCAGGAGCTGGGCCTGGAACT GCATAATGAGGTGACCCTACCCAGGATGCGTAGGGCCTTGATGAACATTGACCCCAGCCTGGACAAGCAGACTTTGAACACCTACCTGAGCCAGGCCTTTCAGCTCCCCATATCAGAACTTCCAGAGGAAggcagtgaggaggaggagggcactAAGATATGTCTGAGGCTTGCACTGGAACAACTCCAGATGGCTGATGTCAAGCGCATTGGGCCTCGGGACACAGAGTCTACAAGCTAG
- the Tsnaxip1 gene encoding translin-associated factor X-interacting protein 1 isoform X5 yields the protein MAMRAEERYEISMLKKEKMNLLKLIDKKNEEKISLQSEVSKLRKNLAEEYLRYLSERDARKILIGDLNELRYQREDMSLAQSPGVWGEDPVKLTLALKMTRQDLTRTQMELNTMKANFGDVVPRRDFEMQEKTNKDLQEQLDSLRADYEEVRKEHDLLLQLHMSTLKERDQFFSELQEIQRTSTPRPDWTKCEDVVAGGPERWQMLAADKNSDQLVDVLLEEIGEGRLREKDFFPGLGYGEAIPTFLRFDGPVENKKPSKKEVVHILKDAWKERLAQEQKEKFPDFFFNFLEHRFGPSDAIAWAYTIFENIKLFRTNDIMSQFYAVLMGKRMESVYINHKETVAQLQKEMINADSQNEGLLSMEQFSTILKSIFPLKKEEQIQELMEAGGWHPNSSSADLFSYRVLFMENEEGQSDPFVHKLWEQYVNEKDEYLHELKQELGLELHNEVTLPRMRRALMNIDPSLDKQTLNTYLSQAFQLPISELPEEGSEEEEGTKICLRLALEQLQMADVKRIGPRDTESTS from the exons ATGGCCATGAGAGCTGAGGAGAGGTACGAAATCTCCATGCTCaaaaaagagaagatgaattTGCTAAAACTCATTgacaaaaagaatgaagagaagatCTCATTGCAGAGTGAG GTGTCCAAACTGAGGAAGAACTTGGCTGAGGAGTACCTGCGCTACCTCAGTGAGCGAGATGCCCGCAAGATCCTCATTGGAGATCTGAATGAGCTACGGTATCAGCGGGAGGACATGTCGCTAGCCCAGTCCCCAG GTGTCTGGGGGGAGGACCCTGTGAAGCTAACCCTGGCTCTGAAGATGACCCGGCAAGATCTGACCCGCACACAGATGGAACTCAACACCATGAAGGCCAACTTTGGAGATGTGGTACCCAGGAGAGACTTTGAAATGCAGGAAAAGACTAACAAGGATCTTCAAGAACAG CTGGACAGTCTGAGAGCTGACTATGAAGAGGTCCGCAAGGAGCATGATTTACTGCTACAGTTGCACATGAGCACACTGAAGGAACGAGACCAGTTCTTTTCTGAGCTGCAGGAGATCCAGCGTACCTCCACACCACGACCTGACTGGACCAAGTGTGAAG ATGTGGTGGCTGGGGGCCCAGAACGCTGGCAAATGCTGGCTGCAGACAAGAACAGTGACCAGCTGGTGGATGTGCTACTGGAGGAGATTGGCGAAGGCCGGCTCCGGGAGAAAGACTTCTTCCCTGGTCTG GGTTATGGGGAAGCCATCCCCACTTTCCTTCGGTTTGATGGCCCTGTGGAGAACAAGAAGCCAAGCAAGAAGGAAGTGGTACACATCCTTAAGGATGCCTGGAAGGAACGTCTAGCACAGGAACAG AAAGAAAAGTTTCCagatttcttcttcaatttcctggAGCATCGCTTTGGGCCCAGTGATGCCATAGCCTGGGCTTACACCATTTTTGAGAATATCAAGCTCTTCCGCACCAATGACATAATGAGTCAGTTCTATGCAGTCCTAATGGGAAAG AGGATGGAAAGTGTGTATATCAACCATAAGGAAACAGTAGCCCAGCtgcaaaaggaaatgataaatgctgACAGTCAGAATGAGGGGCTACTAAGCATGGAGCAATTCAG CACCATCCTTAAGAGCATCTTCCCCCTCAAGAAGGAAGAGCAAATTCAGGAGCTGATGGAGGCAGGGGGCTGGCATCCCAATAGCAGCAGTGCAGACTTGTTCAGCTACCGTGTATTGTTTATGGAG AATGAGGAGGGCCAGAGTGACCCATTTGTGCATAAGCTGTGGGAACAGTATGTGAATGAGAAGGATGAGTACCTACACGAACTAAAGCAGGAGCTGGGCCTGGAACT GCATAATGAGGTGACCCTACCCAGGATGCGTAGGGCCTTGATGAACATTGACCCCAGCCTGGACAAGCAGACTTTGAACACCTACCTGAGCCAGGCCTTTCAGCTCCCCATATCAGAACTTCCAGAGGAAggcagtgaggaggaggagggcactAAGATATGTCTGAGGCTTGCACTGGAACAACTCCAGATGGCTGATGTCAAGCGCATTGGGCCTCGGGACACAGAGTCTACAAGCTAG
- the Tsnaxip1 gene encoding translin-associated factor X-interacting protein 1 isoform X4, with protein sequence MLAHQREKIRALEPLKAKLVTLNEDCNERIMAMRAEERYEISMLKKEKMNLLKLIDKKNEEKISLQSEVSKLRKNLAEEYLRYLSERDARKILIGDLNELRYQREDMSLAQSPGVWGEDPVKLTLALKMTRQDLTRTQMELNTMKANFGDVVPRRDFEMQEKTNKDLQEQLDSLRADYEEVRKEHDLLLQLHMSTLKERDQFFSELQEIQRTSTPRPDWTKCEDVVAGGPERWQMLAADKNSDQLVDVLLEEIGEGRLREKDFFPGLGYGEAIPTFLRFDGPVENKKPSKKEVVHILKDAWKERLAQEQKEKFPDFFFNFLEHRFGPSDAIAWAYTIFENIKLFRTNDIMSQFYAVLMGKRMESVYINHKETVAQLQKEMINADSQNEGLLSMEQFSTILKSIFPLKKEEQIQELMEAGGWHPNSSSADLFSYRVLFMENEEGQSDPFVHKLWEQYVNEKDEYLHELKQELGLELHNEVTLPRMRRALMNIDPSLDKQTLNTYLSQAFQLPISELPEEGSEEEEGTKICLRLALEQLQMADVKRIGPRDTESTS encoded by the exons atgctgg CTCACCAAAGGGAGAAGATTCGTGCCCTGGAGCCACTGAAGGCCAAGCTTGTCACTCTGAATGAGGATTGCAATGAAAGAATCATGGCCATGAGAGCTGAGGAGAGGTACGAAATCTCCATGCTCaaaaaagagaagatgaattTGCTAAAACTCATTgacaaaaagaatgaagagaagatCTCATTGCAGAGTGAG GTGTCCAAACTGAGGAAGAACTTGGCTGAGGAGTACCTGCGCTACCTCAGTGAGCGAGATGCCCGCAAGATCCTCATTGGAGATCTGAATGAGCTACGGTATCAGCGGGAGGACATGTCGCTAGCCCAGTCCCCAG GTGTCTGGGGGGAGGACCCTGTGAAGCTAACCCTGGCTCTGAAGATGACCCGGCAAGATCTGACCCGCACACAGATGGAACTCAACACCATGAAGGCCAACTTTGGAGATGTGGTACCCAGGAGAGACTTTGAAATGCAGGAAAAGACTAACAAGGATCTTCAAGAACAG CTGGACAGTCTGAGAGCTGACTATGAAGAGGTCCGCAAGGAGCATGATTTACTGCTACAGTTGCACATGAGCACACTGAAGGAACGAGACCAGTTCTTTTCTGAGCTGCAGGAGATCCAGCGTACCTCCACACCACGACCTGACTGGACCAAGTGTGAAG ATGTGGTGGCTGGGGGCCCAGAACGCTGGCAAATGCTGGCTGCAGACAAGAACAGTGACCAGCTGGTGGATGTGCTACTGGAGGAGATTGGCGAAGGCCGGCTCCGGGAGAAAGACTTCTTCCCTGGTCTG GGTTATGGGGAAGCCATCCCCACTTTCCTTCGGTTTGATGGCCCTGTGGAGAACAAGAAGCCAAGCAAGAAGGAAGTGGTACACATCCTTAAGGATGCCTGGAAGGAACGTCTAGCACAGGAACAG AAAGAAAAGTTTCCagatttcttcttcaatttcctggAGCATCGCTTTGGGCCCAGTGATGCCATAGCCTGGGCTTACACCATTTTTGAGAATATCAAGCTCTTCCGCACCAATGACATAATGAGTCAGTTCTATGCAGTCCTAATGGGAAAG AGGATGGAAAGTGTGTATATCAACCATAAGGAAACAGTAGCCCAGCtgcaaaaggaaatgataaatgctgACAGTCAGAATGAGGGGCTACTAAGCATGGAGCAATTCAG CACCATCCTTAAGAGCATCTTCCCCCTCAAGAAGGAAGAGCAAATTCAGGAGCTGATGGAGGCAGGGGGCTGGCATCCCAATAGCAGCAGTGCAGACTTGTTCAGCTACCGTGTATTGTTTATGGAG AATGAGGAGGGCCAGAGTGACCCATTTGTGCATAAGCTGTGGGAACAGTATGTGAATGAGAAGGATGAGTACCTACACGAACTAAAGCAGGAGCTGGGCCTGGAACT GCATAATGAGGTGACCCTACCCAGGATGCGTAGGGCCTTGATGAACATTGACCCCAGCCTGGACAAGCAGACTTTGAACACCTACCTGAGCCAGGCCTTTCAGCTCCCCATATCAGAACTTCCAGAGGAAggcagtgaggaggaggagggcactAAGATATGTCTGAGGCTTGCACTGGAACAACTCCAGATGGCTGATGTCAAGCGCATTGGGCCTCGGGACACAGAGTCTACAAGCTAG